The proteins below come from a single Parageobacillus toebii NBRC 107807 genomic window:
- the gcvT gene encoding glycine cleavage system aminomethyltransferase GcvT, with protein sequence MLKRTPLFAVYERYGAKTIDFGGWELPVQFSSIKEEHEAVRTRAGLFDVSHMGEFVVKGDDSLAFLQKMMTNDVSKLTDGRVQYSLMCYEDGGTVDDLLIYKKADGHYLLVVNAANIEKDFEWLHDHLFGDVELVNISQEIAQLALQGPLAEQVLQKLTNTDLSAIKFFSFQDDININGVKALVSRTGYTGEDGFEIYCRKEDAVALWESILEAGKEEGVLPCGLGARDTLRFEATLPLYGQELSKDITPIEAGLGFAVKTNKDADFIGKDVLKKQKEEGTARKLVGIEMIDKGIPRHGYKVFANGEEIGFVTTGTQSPTLKKNIGLALIKTEFTEMDTEVEVEIRGKRLKAKVIATPFYKRAK encoded by the coding sequence ATGCTAAAACGCACGCCGTTATTTGCTGTTTACGAGCGTTATGGTGCCAAAACAATCGATTTTGGCGGATGGGAGCTTCCTGTTCAATTTTCCAGCATTAAAGAAGAACATGAAGCAGTGCGTACACGTGCTGGCTTATTCGATGTATCACATATGGGAGAGTTTGTCGTTAAAGGGGACGACAGCCTTGCGTTTTTGCAAAAAATGATGACGAACGATGTATCGAAATTGACAGACGGCCGTGTGCAATATTCGCTTATGTGTTATGAAGATGGCGGAACGGTGGATGACTTATTAATTTATAAAAAAGCGGATGGCCATTATCTCCTTGTTGTCAATGCCGCCAATATTGAGAAAGATTTTGAGTGGCTGCATGACCACTTATTTGGCGATGTGGAACTTGTAAACATTTCTCAGGAAATTGCTCAACTTGCTTTGCAAGGGCCGCTTGCAGAACAAGTGTTACAAAAATTAACGAATACCGATTTATCGGCAATCAAATTTTTCTCGTTTCAGGATGATATAAATATTAACGGCGTAAAAGCGCTTGTTTCCCGTACCGGTTACACTGGGGAAGATGGTTTTGAAATTTATTGCCGAAAAGAAGATGCCGTAGCGCTCTGGGAATCCATTTTAGAAGCAGGGAAAGAAGAAGGAGTGCTTCCATGCGGACTCGGTGCGCGCGATACGCTTCGTTTTGAAGCGACGCTGCCGCTTTACGGACAAGAGCTATCGAAAGACATTACCCCGATTGAAGCCGGTCTTGGATTTGCGGTGAAAACGAACAAAGATGCCGATTTTATCGGAAAAGATGTATTGAAAAAACAAAAAGAAGAAGGAACAGCGCGAAAACTGGTCGGGATCGAAATGATTGACAAAGGCATTCCGCGCCATGGCTATAAAGTGTTTGCCAATGGAGAAGAAATCGGATTTGTCACGACTGGAACGCAATCACCGACATTGAAGAAAAATATCGGCCTAGCGCTTATAAAAACAGAATTTACCGAGATGGATACGGAAGTAGAAGTCGAAATCCGCGGTAAACGTTTGAAAGCGAAAGTAATCGCAACTCCGTTTTATAAGCGGGCAAAGTAA
- a CDS encoding lipoate--protein ligase family protein, with protein sequence MAKEIWRFIDSGYCSPSFNMALDEALLDWHSEGKIPPTIRFYGWNPPTLSIGYFQKVEKEIDLEAVKRHGLGFVRRPTGGRGVLHDKELTYSVIVSEEHPDMPKTVTEAYRVISQGILEGFRFLGLNAYFAVPKTEEEKADLRSPRSAVCFDAPSWYELVVEGRKIAGSAQTRQKGVILQHGSILLDLDEDLLFSLFKYPNERVKERLQRNFKNKAVAINELTNRKITIEEAKEAFYKGFEKGLDIVLEPYTLSPEELEYVHELARTKYESDEWNFKR encoded by the coding sequence ATGGCAAAAGAAATTTGGCGCTTTATCGACTCCGGATACTGTTCTCCTTCGTTTAATATGGCGCTAGATGAGGCGCTTTTAGACTGGCATAGCGAAGGCAAAATTCCGCCGACGATTCGCTTTTATGGTTGGAATCCGCCGACGTTATCGATCGGGTATTTTCAAAAAGTGGAAAAAGAAATTGATTTAGAAGCGGTAAAACGCCATGGCCTTGGGTTTGTGAGACGGCCGACAGGAGGACGAGGCGTTCTTCATGATAAAGAGCTGACGTATAGTGTGATTGTTTCCGAAGAACATCCGGATATGCCAAAAACGGTGACCGAGGCGTATCGGGTGATTTCGCAAGGAATTTTAGAAGGATTTCGTTTTCTCGGCTTAAATGCCTATTTTGCCGTGCCAAAAACGGAAGAGGAGAAAGCGGATTTAAGAAGCCCAAGATCTGCCGTCTGTTTTGATGCGCCGTCATGGTATGAGCTTGTCGTCGAAGGCCGCAAAATTGCCGGCAGTGCGCAGACGCGGCAAAAAGGGGTTATTTTGCAGCACGGCTCGATTTTGCTTGACTTGGATGAAGATTTGCTTTTCAGCTTGTTTAAATATCCAAACGAACGGGTAAAAGAGCGCCTGCAACGCAATTTTAAAAACAAGGCGGTGGCGATTAACGAATTGACCAACCGCAAGATTACGATCGAAGAAGCGAAAGAAGCGTTTTATAAAGGATTTGAAAAAGGGCTTGATATCGTGCTGGAACCATATACGTTATCGCCGGAAGAACTAGAATATGTTCATGAGCTAGCACGAACGAAATATGAAAGCGATGAATGGAATTTCAAACGCTGA
- the gcvPA gene encoding aminomethyl-transferring glycine dehydrogenase subunit GcvPA, with the protein MLHRYLPMTEEDKREMLKVIGVDSIDDLFADIPESVRFRGELNIKKAKSEPELFKELSALAEKNADTKKYTSFLGAGVYDHYIPVIVDHVISRSEFYTAYTPYQPEISQGELQAIFEFQTMICELTGMDVANSSMYDGGTALAEAMLLSAAHTKKKKVLLSKTVHPEYRDVVKTYAKGQRLCVVEIPFQNGVTDLEALKMEMDEEVACVIVQYPNFFGQIEPLKDIEPIAHSGKSMFVVASNPLALGILTPPGQFGADIVVGDAQPFGIPMQFGGPHCGYFAVKSALIRKIPGRLVGQTSDEEGRRGFVLTLQAREQHIRRDKATSNICSNQALNALAASVAMTALGKKGVKEMAAMNIQKAQYAKNEFVKHGFDVPFTGPFFNEFVIRLRKPVAEVNKRLLEKGIIGGYDVGRDYPELQNHMLIAVTELRTKKEIDTFVKELGDCHA; encoded by the coding sequence GTGCTTCATCGTTATTTGCCGATGACAGAAGAAGATAAGCGGGAAATGTTGAAGGTAATTGGCGTTGATTCGATTGATGATTTGTTTGCGGATATTCCGGAAAGCGTACGCTTTCGCGGCGAGTTAAACATTAAAAAGGCGAAATCGGAGCCGGAACTGTTCAAAGAACTGTCCGCGCTTGCAGAGAAAAACGCGGATACGAAAAAATATACGTCCTTTTTAGGTGCAGGAGTGTATGATCATTATATTCCTGTGATTGTGGATCATGTTATTTCACGTTCTGAATTTTACACAGCATATACTCCATATCAGCCGGAAATCTCGCAAGGCGAACTGCAAGCGATTTTCGAGTTTCAAACGATGATTTGTGAATTGACAGGAATGGATGTAGCGAACTCTTCCATGTACGATGGAGGCACAGCACTAGCGGAAGCAATGCTATTAAGTGCTGCGCATACGAAAAAGAAAAAAGTATTGCTATCGAAAACGGTTCATCCGGAATACCGCGATGTGGTGAAAACATACGCAAAAGGACAGCGGCTTTGTGTCGTAGAAATTCCGTTTCAAAATGGCGTAACCGACTTAGAGGCATTAAAGATGGAAATGGATGAGGAAGTTGCTTGTGTTATTGTTCAATATCCAAACTTTTTCGGACAAATTGAACCGCTAAAAGACATCGAACCGATCGCCCATAGCGGAAAAAGCATGTTCGTTGTTGCGAGCAATCCACTTGCTCTTGGCATCCTTACTCCGCCAGGACAGTTTGGCGCAGATATCGTTGTCGGCGATGCCCAGCCATTTGGCATTCCAATGCAATTTGGCGGACCGCATTGCGGCTATTTTGCCGTCAAATCAGCACTAATACGCAAAATTCCTGGACGCCTTGTCGGACAGACGAGCGATGAAGAAGGACGAAGAGGCTTTGTGTTGACATTGCAGGCGCGCGAGCAACACATTCGCCGCGATAAAGCGACGTCCAATATTTGCTCGAACCAAGCGCTAAACGCGCTCGCTGCTTCTGTTGCGATGACGGCGCTTGGCAAAAAAGGTGTGAAAGAAATGGCGGCGATGAATATACAAAAAGCGCAGTATGCGAAAAATGAATTCGTCAAACACGGGTTTGATGTGCCGTTTACCGGGCCGTTTTTCAATGAATTTGTTATCCGGCTTCGCAAGCCGGTGGCGGAAGTGAACAAACGCCTTCTTGAAAAAGGAATCATCGGCGGTTATGATGTCGGCCGCGATTATCCGGAATTGCAAAATCATATGTTAATTGCGGTAACCGAATTGCGAACAAAAAAAGAAATCGACACGTTCGTGAAAGAATTGGGGGATTGCCATGCATAA
- a CDS encoding ROK family transcriptional regulator, with the protein MVRTGNIGLVKKINKQIVLKLIREKNNISRAEIAKITGLNKATVSALVDELISEHFVSESGIGVSTGGRRPLMLRFNEAAGSLIGIELGVNYIYAVLTDLNAEIIWEKMCHFRANEKQETIIEKMIAMIHEAIRQAPTTPYGIMGIGIGVPGIVDAEEGLVVFAPNLHWDHVSLSSILQKQWPNYPIIIENEAKLAALGEKWFGAGKEFANFVYVSAGIGIGAGVIIHNQLYRGIDGIAGEIGHHVIDVHGFRCSCGNNGCWEMYASEKYIQRRLEQEHYHSMLEGFSVEKVRALAESGDKQMAQILAEVGHYLGIGILHIIYAYNPEAVIVGSTIGKAGKWVLEPAREEVEKRILVKNGNGPFIIPSQLLEKSCAIGAVASVLEKVVMPSELEVIS; encoded by the coding sequence ATGGTGCGAACAGGAAATATAGGACTCGTCAAAAAAATCAATAAACAGATCGTATTAAAGCTGATTCGCGAAAAAAATAATATTTCGCGGGCGGAGATCGCCAAAATCACCGGATTAAACAAGGCTACGGTATCAGCGTTAGTCGATGAATTAATTTCCGAACATTTTGTCAGCGAAAGCGGAATTGGCGTTTCCACCGGTGGCCGCCGGCCGCTCATGCTCCGCTTTAACGAAGCGGCTGGCTCACTAATCGGCATAGAGTTGGGGGTCAACTACATTTATGCCGTGTTAACGGACTTAAACGCCGAGATCATTTGGGAAAAGATGTGCCATTTTCGTGCCAATGAAAAGCAGGAAACAATCATCGAAAAAATGATCGCGATGATTCACGAAGCCATTCGCCAGGCGCCGACTACTCCGTATGGAATAATGGGCATCGGCATTGGCGTGCCAGGGATTGTGGATGCGGAAGAAGGGCTTGTTGTATTTGCGCCGAACCTTCATTGGGATCATGTTTCCCTTTCTTCCATTCTTCAAAAACAATGGCCAAATTATCCGATTATTATTGAAAACGAAGCAAAGTTGGCGGCGCTCGGTGAAAAATGGTTTGGCGCCGGCAAAGAGTTTGCGAATTTTGTATATGTCAGCGCCGGGATCGGGATCGGCGCCGGAGTCATCATTCACAACCAGCTATACCGCGGGATTGATGGCATTGCCGGCGAAATCGGCCATCATGTCATTGACGTTCACGGCTTTCGTTGCAGCTGCGGCAATAACGGATGTTGGGAGATGTACGCGTCAGAAAAGTATATTCAGCGTCGGCTCGAGCAGGAACATTATCATTCCATGTTAGAAGGCTTTTCCGTAGAGAAAGTACGCGCATTAGCTGAAAGCGGCGACAAGCAAATGGCGCAAATATTGGCGGAGGTCGGCCATTACCTGGGGATCGGCATTTTACATATCATTTATGCGTATAACCCGGAAGCCGTTATTGTCGGCAGTACGATTGGCAAGGCGGGCAAATGGGTGCTGGAGCCGGCACGGGAAGAAGTCGAAAAAAGGATATTAGTGAAAAATGGGAACGGTCCGTTCATTATTCCATCACAGTTATTGGAAAAAAGCTGTGCGATCGGCGCCGTGGCTTCTGTACTAGAAAAAGTAGTGATGCCTTCGGAGTTAGAAGTCATTTCCTAG
- the gcvPB gene encoding aminomethyl-transferring glycine dehydrogenase subunit GcvPB — protein sequence MHKDQPLIFELSKPGRIGYSLPELDVPAVHVEDVVPADYIRTEEPELPEVSELDIMRHYTALSKRNHGVDSGFYPLGSCTMKYNPKINENVARLAGFAHIHPLQPEETVQGALELMYDLQEHLKEITGMDAVTLQPAAGAHGEWTGLMMIRAYHEANGDFHRTKVIIPDSAHGTNPASATVAGFETVTVKSTEDGLVDLEDLKRVVGPDTAALMLTNPNTLGLFEKNILEMAEIVHEAGGKLYYDGANLNAVLSKARPGDMGFDVVHLNLHKTFTGPHGGGGPGSGPVGVKADLIPFLPKPVVSKGENGYYLDYNRPQAIGRVKPFYGNFGINVRAYTYIRSMGPDGLKAVTEYAVLNANYMMRRLAEYYELPYDRHCKHEFVLSGKRQKKLGVRTLDIAKRLLDFGFHPPTVYFPLIVEECMMIEPTETESKETLDAFIDAMIQIAKEAEENPEIVQEAPHTTVVKRLDETTAARKPILRYQKR from the coding sequence ATGCATAAAGATCAGCCGCTTATTTTTGAATTAAGCAAACCTGGGCGCATTGGCTATAGTTTGCCGGAGTTAGATGTTCCGGCTGTCCATGTCGAAGATGTCGTACCGGCCGATTATATTCGTACGGAGGAGCCGGAGCTTCCAGAAGTGTCGGAACTCGATATTATGCGCCATTACACCGCATTGTCCAAACGGAATCATGGCGTCGATTCCGGCTTTTATCCGCTCGGTTCTTGTACGATGAAATACAATCCGAAAATCAATGAAAATGTCGCACGTCTCGCTGGATTTGCTCATATTCATCCGCTTCAGCCTGAGGAAACGGTGCAAGGTGCGTTAGAATTAATGTATGACCTGCAGGAGCATTTAAAAGAAATCACCGGGATGGACGCCGTTACGCTACAGCCGGCGGCGGGAGCGCACGGCGAATGGACAGGGCTGATGATGATTCGTGCGTATCACGAGGCAAACGGCGACTTTCACCGGACGAAAGTGATTATTCCTGACTCCGCTCACGGAACGAATCCAGCTTCCGCAACGGTAGCCGGTTTTGAAACCGTTACTGTCAAGTCGACAGAAGACGGGTTAGTGGACTTAGAAGATTTAAAACGCGTCGTTGGCCCGGATACAGCGGCATTGATGCTTACAAATCCAAATACGCTCGGCTTGTTTGAGAAAAATATTTTAGAAATGGCCGAGATTGTGCATGAAGCTGGCGGAAAGCTGTACTATGACGGCGCTAATTTAAATGCTGTATTAAGCAAGGCAAGACCGGGAGATATGGGGTTTGATGTCGTGCATCTCAACTTGCATAAAACATTTACTGGTCCGCACGGTGGAGGCGGTCCAGGCTCCGGTCCAGTCGGGGTGAAAGCGGACCTTATCCCGTTTTTACCAAAGCCGGTCGTTTCAAAAGGGGAAAATGGCTATTATTTGGACTATAACCGACCGCAAGCGATTGGACGCGTAAAACCTTTCTACGGCAATTTCGGCATTAACGTCCGCGCTTACACGTATATTCGCTCCATGGGTCCAGACGGTTTAAAAGCGGTGACGGAATATGCCGTGTTAAATGCCAACTATATGATGCGCCGTCTCGCGGAATATTACGAGTTGCCGTACGACCGCCATTGCAAGCATGAATTTGTCTTGTCGGGCAAACGGCAAAAGAAACTCGGTGTCCGCACGCTCGATATTGCTAAGCGTTTGCTGGATTTCGGCTTCCATCCGCCGACAGTATATTTCCCGCTTATTGTCGAGGAATGCATGATGATCGAGCCGACGGAAACCGAATCGAAAGAAACGTTAGACGCGTTTATCGATGCGATGATTCAAATCGCTAAAGAAGCGGAAGAAAATCCAGAAATCGTGCAAGAAGCACCGCATACGACCGTTGTCAAACGCCTCGACGAAACGACAGCTGCGCGCAAGCCAATCTTGCGCTACCAAAAACGATAA
- a CDS encoding LysM peptidoglycan-binding domain-containing protein, which produces MLIHIVQRGENLWAIAQRYGVMLDQIIAANGLKDPNRLAVGQALVIPVPYRYHTVRPGETLWAIARRYGVSMDAIVRANRISNPSVLYQGTVLLIPPRTHTVRRGETLSQIAARYGMTVQEILQVNRIADPNVIFPGMVLTIPHSKSVIEVNAFTIDPGEKGAQQVREVGRHLTYASPFAYTIRADGGLDPFNDSAIIQAIAAERVVPMMAITNFTYKDPGSRLAQTILSNTQLQNRLLDNIVRTMREKGYRGLNIDFENVYPSDRERYNQFLQRAVERLHQEGYFVSTSLAPKTSGEQKGLLYEAHDYPAHGRIADFVVLMTYEWGYRLGPPQAISPVHQIRRVLDYAVTVIPRNKIFMGFQVYARDWVLPHVQGQEAETFSPQEAVERAVRYGATIQYDPIAASPFYRYVDSQGRTHEVWFEDARSAQAKFELVKEYQLRGISYWVLGYSYPENWVLLEDNFQIRKR; this is translated from the coding sequence ATGCTGATCCATATTGTGCAGAGAGGGGAAAACTTATGGGCGATTGCTCAACGCTACGGGGTGATGCTGGATCAAATCATTGCGGCTAATGGTCTCAAAGATCCCAATCGTCTCGCGGTCGGGCAGGCGCTCGTCATTCCGGTTCCATATCGCTATCATACCGTTCGTCCGGGAGAAACATTATGGGCTATCGCTAGGCGATACGGCGTTTCAATGGATGCGATTGTTCGGGCCAACCGAATCAGCAATCCTTCCGTCCTTTATCAAGGAACGGTTCTTCTTATTCCGCCAAGAACCCACACGGTGCGGCGGGGAGAAACGTTGTCGCAAATCGCCGCGCGGTATGGGATGACCGTGCAAGAGATCCTGCAAGTCAATCGGATTGCCGATCCAAACGTAATTTTCCCCGGCATGGTATTAACGATTCCTCATTCTAAGTCGGTCATTGAAGTGAATGCATTTACGATTGATCCGGGGGAAAAAGGGGCGCAGCAAGTACGGGAAGTAGGCCGCCATTTAACGTACGCATCTCCGTTTGCATATACAATCAGAGCAGATGGCGGACTCGATCCGTTCAATGATTCGGCCATCATTCAGGCTATAGCGGCAGAAAGGGTCGTTCCAATGATGGCGATCACCAATTTTACGTATAAAGATCCGGGATCCAGGCTGGCGCAAACGATACTCTCCAATACACAATTGCAAAACCGGCTGCTTGATAATATTGTCCGTACGATGCGGGAAAAAGGGTATCGAGGGTTGAACATTGACTTTGAAAACGTCTATCCGTCTGATCGCGAGCGGTATAATCAATTTTTGCAACGCGCTGTGGAGCGCCTTCATCAGGAAGGCTATTTTGTATCCACTTCTCTTGCTCCAAAAACAAGCGGGGAGCAAAAAGGGCTGTTATATGAGGCGCATGATTACCCAGCCCATGGGAGAATTGCCGATTTTGTCGTGCTGATGACGTATGAATGGGGATACCGGCTTGGTCCGCCGCAAGCGATTTCCCCTGTTCATCAAATTAGAAGAGTGCTCGATTATGCAGTCACCGTGATACCAAGAAACAAAATTTTTATGGGATTTCAAGTTTATGCGCGCGACTGGGTTCTTCCGCACGTACAAGGGCAAGAGGCGGAAACGTTCAGCCCGCAGGAGGCAGTAGAAAGGGCGGTTCGTTATGGCGCAACGATTCAATACGATCCAATCGCCGCATCGCCGTTTTACCGCTATGTCGACAGCCAGGGGCGGACGCATGAAGTCTGGTTTGAGGATGCCCGCAGTGCCCAGGCAAAATTTGAGTTGGTGAAAGAATATCAGCTAAGAGGCATTAGCTATTGGGTGCTTGGTTATTCTTATCCGGAAAATTGGGTGCTGTTAGAGGACAATTTTCAAATTCGCAAGCGATGA
- a CDS encoding LAGLIDADG family homing endonuclease, protein MEGVNRNARQRRYEARDKEEIMKKAKYLHEQGYSQVKIAEMLGINRGTLKRWNEEMKMFEIRKPGEAGKLANKKYNYNEDYFADIKTPNQAYLAGYILGDGTIVNRKKSKRLILTLAEEDKQLLYDIAKELNMEEAIKFRKKNAPNEQNKYSLVINSTKMCNDLIRLGITSQKSGSEPWIEFNNDALQWSFLRGVFDADGNIRVYQRYYPDRNKTYLRARFGITGSRQLLEGILKFLKSKDIAQNVNTLTEKAGCFDLYISSIEDLRKIFHYLYQHGDIKLNRKYEKFSDLFFDDIV, encoded by the coding sequence ATGGAAGGAGTAAATCGTAACGCTCGGCAACGACGTTACGAGGCACGAGACAAAGAAGAGATCATGAAGAAAGCAAAATATCTCCATGAACAAGGATATAGCCAAGTTAAAATAGCTGAAATGTTAGGTATAAATAGAGGAACTTTAAAAAGATGGAATGAAGAAATGAAAATGTTTGAAATCAGAAAACCTGGAGAAGCAGGTAAATTAGCAAACAAAAAATATAACTATAATGAAGATTATTTCGCTGATATAAAAACTCCAAATCAAGCATATTTAGCTGGCTATATCCTAGGTGATGGAACAATAGTTAACCGTAAAAAATCAAAGCGTCTTATCTTAACTTTAGCAGAAGAAGATAAACAATTGCTTTATGATATAGCAAAAGAATTAAACATGGAAGAGGCTATCAAATTTAGAAAGAAAAATGCTCCTAATGAGCAAAATAAATATTCACTAGTTATCAACTCAACAAAGATGTGCAATGACTTAATTCGATTAGGGATAACTTCTCAAAAGTCAGGAAGTGAACCTTGGATAGAATTTAACAATGATGCATTGCAATGGAGCTTCTTACGTGGGGTGTTCGATGCTGATGGTAACATAAGAGTATATCAAAGATACTATCCAGACAGAAATAAAACTTATTTGAGAGCACGATTTGGTATTACCGGATCAAGACAATTGTTAGAAGGAATCTTGAAATTCTTGAAATCCAAAGATATTGCACAAAATGTTAATACATTGACCGAAAAAGCAGGTTGTTTTGATCTTTATATTTCAAGCATCGAAGATCTCAGAAAAATATTCCATTACCTTTATCAACATGGAGATATAAAATTGAATCGTAAATATGAAAAGTTCTCTGATCTCTTCTTTGATGATATAGTCTGA
- a CDS encoding rhodanese-like domain-containing protein, which yields MEILLIILGAIIIYSVVTYLMQRKIVKALTEEEFRAGYRKAQLIDVREPDEFAAGHILGARNIPLTQLRMRMKELRKDQPIYLYCQNGLRSGRAAQMLYRKGYRDLYHLKGGFKTWTGKIKKKA from the coding sequence GTGGAAATATTGCTTATTATTCTCGGCGCAATCATCATCTATTCTGTTGTCACCTATCTCATGCAGCGAAAAATAGTAAAAGCATTAACAGAAGAAGAATTCCGCGCCGGTTATCGCAAAGCGCAATTAATTGACGTCCGCGAACCGGATGAGTTTGCGGCTGGACATATTTTAGGAGCGCGCAATATTCCTTTGACCCAACTGCGCATGCGCATGAAAGAGTTGCGAAAGGATCAGCCAATTTATTTATATTGCCAAAACGGGCTGCGCAGCGGCCGCGCCGCGCAAATGCTGTACCGTAAAGGATACCGCGATTTGTACCATTTAAAAGGCGGTTTTAAAACATGGACGGGGAAAATCAAGAAAAAGGCTTAA
- a CDS encoding DUF445 domain-containing protein: MISKKSKQPKKSKRLASFSLVVMGTGFVATIPFQGSFLGGLLQGGFEAGLVGGLADWFAVTALFRHPLGLPIPHTALLPKNRERMTKALVSTLENDWLSKESIRDKIKQIHFTEKMLPVLEKMLHSDSVKKGAVSLVVQMISHINLEKITPFVEKEIKSSFYSIKMCTVLQSAINQALIREYDEKALDYLLGKAEEWIRKSTTKNQLGNLAIRALDNIKLDGFLQFALKSFQNLLNEEKLGSILQNFLLSVVSSLRQTDNPNRKALLLHVRTELKNIKDNKELLEEIENWKNHLIADWEPAEKITGILQKAQQKALAFVQDSKFVDMYLLPFLTRFLNKLKEDPIKINIIENWIKKEINNLVEENHSKIGKLVQENLDKLDDETLIHMMENKIGKDLQWIRVNGAICGFIIGIFLTGIKALI; this comes from the coding sequence ATGATATCTAAAAAGTCAAAGCAACCAAAGAAATCAAAGCGATTAGCTAGTTTTTCGCTTGTTGTTATGGGAACCGGCTTTGTCGCAACCATTCCTTTCCAAGGATCGTTTCTAGGCGGATTACTACAAGGAGGCTTTGAGGCGGGGCTTGTGGGTGGATTAGCCGACTGGTTCGCTGTTACTGCCTTATTCCGACATCCATTGGGGCTTCCCATCCCCCATACAGCTCTTTTGCCTAAAAATCGGGAAAGAATGACAAAAGCACTCGTTTCTACACTTGAAAATGATTGGCTTTCAAAAGAAAGCATTAGGGATAAAATCAAACAAATCCATTTTACAGAGAAAATGTTGCCCGTCCTTGAGAAAATGCTTCATTCAGACTCAGTTAAAAAAGGGGCTGTGTCACTCGTCGTACAAATGATCAGTCATATCAATCTTGAAAAAATTACCCCTTTTGTTGAAAAAGAAATAAAGTCTTCTTTTTATTCCATTAAAATGTGCACTGTTCTTCAGTCTGCCATCAATCAAGCGCTCATTCGTGAATATGATGAGAAGGCGTTAGATTATCTTCTTGGCAAGGCAGAAGAATGGATAAGGAAAAGTACCACAAAGAATCAACTCGGAAATCTGGCAATACGGGCGCTTGACAATATAAAGTTAGACGGTTTTCTGCAGTTTGCGTTAAAGTCTTTTCAGAATCTATTGAATGAAGAAAAACTCGGCAGCATACTACAAAACTTCCTTCTTAGTGTTGTAAGCAGTTTGCGCCAGACTGATAATCCAAACAGGAAGGCTTTGCTTTTGCATGTTCGTACGGAATTGAAAAACATAAAGGACAATAAGGAACTGTTGGAAGAAATCGAAAATTGGAAGAACCATCTTATTGCTGATTGGGAGCCAGCTGAAAAAATAACAGGAATTTTGCAGAAAGCTCAGCAGAAAGCATTGGCCTTTGTTCAAGACAGCAAGTTTGTGGATATGTATCTTCTTCCCTTTTTAACACGCTTTCTGAACAAACTAAAAGAAGATCCAATAAAAATCAATATCATCGAGAATTGGATAAAAAAGGAAATTAACAACCTTGTTGAAGAGAACCATTCAAAAATAGGCAAGCTGGTACAGGAGAATTTGGATAAGCTGGATGATGAAACGCTTATTCATATGATGGAAAATAAAATCGGAAAAGACCTGCAATGGATTCGGGTGAATGGAGCTATTTGCGGTTTTATTATCGGGATTTTTTTAACGGGAATCAAAGCGCTGATTTAA